In Candidatus Cohnella colombiensis, one DNA window encodes the following:
- a CDS encoding SMI1/KNR4 family protein, with translation MWKEFISELECELSFNQPASIESINSAEIELNVQFPQTLKELLLESNGVLDEFECDALWPLERIIEENKSIRIEEQITFNNFLLFSDAGNGDLFAFSIKEGNDNNEEIYVWNHEDESREIVSTSLKDFISGWFEGTIGI, from the coding sequence ATGTGGAAAGAGTTTATAAGTGAATTGGAATGTGAGTTGTCATTCAATCAACCAGCATCCATTGAATCCATAAATTCTGCTGAAATCGAACTTAACGTTCAATTCCCTCAGACATTAAAAGAACTTCTACTAGAGAGTAATGGTGTCCTAGACGAATTTGAATGTGATGCTTTATGGCCACTTGAACGAATAATAGAAGAAAACAAAAGTATACGAATTGAAGAGCAAATAACTTTTAATAATTTTTTGCTATTCTCAGATGCAGGCAATGGTGATCTGTTCGCTTTCTCAATTAAAGAGGGAAACGATAATAACGAGGAGATCTACGTATGGAATCATGAAGATGAAAGCAGAGAAATAGTTAGTACTTCATTGAAAGATTTTATTAGTGGTTGGTTTGAGGGAACAATTGGAATTTAA
- a CDS encoding MmcQ/YjbR family DNA-binding protein → MDREALFKQSPEHLALFEKIQTLCISFPGTSERLSHGTPTFYVNDKRSFVQYWVNHHNDGRIALWGSAAEGVQSILIESNPEIYFRPPYVGHLGWIGMRLDRNAAWTETSGMIEDAYLNRAPKKYKEMINKN, encoded by the coding sequence ATGGACAGGGAAGCATTATTTAAACAATCGCCAGAACATCTGGCTCTTTTTGAAAAGATTCAAACACTCTGTATTTCTTTCCCTGGCACCAGTGAACGATTAAGTCATGGAACGCCTACGTTTTATGTCAATGATAAACGATCTTTTGTACAATATTGGGTTAACCATCATAACGATGGAAGAATTGCTCTTTGGGGATCTGCTGCAGAGGGTGTTCAATCGATATTAATAGAGTCAAACCCCGAGATTTATTTCAGACCTCCATATGTGGGACATCTAGGTTGGATAGGAATGAGACTGGATCGAAATGCAGCATGGACGGAGACCTCTGGAATGATTGAGGATGCGTATCTTAACAGGGCACCAAAAAAGTATAAGGAAATGATTAATAAAAACTAA
- a CDS encoding DinB family protein, with protein MKTLFHYNWQIRDEWLQVFESIPLIELLRDRKAGLGSFLKTLFHIIDAEYSWIRAIQNESDIIFQFEDYKDLHSMRNLSNKLRIEINKFINSWSNEMEYETVNPSWMDKTFYKGEVLRHILVHEIHHIGQLSIWSKEIGIEVVSSNFIGRELMEKK; from the coding sequence TTGAAGACTCTATTTCATTACAATTGGCAGATCAGAGATGAATGGCTTCAGGTTTTTGAATCTATACCCTTGATCGAATTGTTAAGAGATCGAAAAGCAGGATTAGGATCATTTCTCAAAACTCTTTTTCATATCATAGATGCTGAATATAGTTGGATAAGAGCAATCCAGAATGAATCCGATATTATTTTTCAGTTTGAAGATTATAAGGATCTTCATTCAATGAGAAATCTATCAAATAAATTGAGAATAGAAATTAACAAATTCATAAATAGTTGGTCTAATGAAATGGAGTATGAAACCGTAAATCCTTCATGGATGGATAAGACTTTCTATAAGGGCGAAGTATTAAGACACATTTTAGTTCATGAAATTCATCATATCGGACAACTTTCAATATGGTCGAAAGAAATTGGAATAGAAGTTGTTAGTTCAAATTTTATCGGAAGAGAACTGATGGAAAAGAAATAA